GTCAAACTGCCTGGCCGGATTGGTACTGGCCATTTGAATGGCATCTTTAAGGCTGCACTGAGTAAATTCCAGCATATTGGACACACATTTGCTGATGGGTGAAGCAGCTCCGGCCAGAACATTCTGATCAGGGAATTTAACTACATTCTCCGTCAACTGAAGGGTTCGTCCTCCCCTTTCATATTCACCCGGCGGAAGACCGGCCAAATCCAGGGCATCGGAGACCAAAATTAAGTTATCAGCTCCTTTCACCTTATAAAAAGTCTGAACTTCTTCCTGCGTAAGATGATATCCATCGGCAATAATGGAAGGGGTCAGCCGATCGTCTGCCAGTTGTGGCCAGAGGGGATTGTTGTGGCGGTGTATCATATTGGCACAGCCGTTACCCAGGTGATTGCTCATAGAAGCACCGGCATCGGCGGCAGCTTTGATTTCTTCCGCTGAACCGTTATGATGAGCAAGTGTAACCTCTACCCCGCTTTCAACGCATTTGCGGATGAATGGAATGGCTCCCTCCACTTCCGGGGCAACAGCCACCAGTTTTATTCCGTTGCCGGCGGCCTGCTGATATTCCATAAACTCGTCCCAATCCGGCTTTCTGATGTATTTTTCCAGATGAGCGCC
This is a stretch of genomic DNA from Bacteroidales bacterium. It encodes these proteins:
- the nagA gene encoding N-acetylglucosamine-6-phosphate deacetylase, with protein sequence MNKFMLKSIALLFILQFVYTMSAFGQASSEQTLQALFYRDGEPVEIKIADGRIVKLQHLSEDAMEAEGKKTYVAPGLVEVQINGYMGVDFSGGDLTLEGIRKATKELWKAGITTYLPTLISQSHERLKKNFSILSQALNDSEIGATIAGFHLEGPYMSPEDGFRGAHLEKYIRKPDWDEFMEYQQAAGNGIKLVAVAPEVEGAIPFIRKCVESGVEVTLAHHNGSAEEIKAAADAGASMSNHLGNGCANMIHRHNNPLWPQLADDRLTPSIIADGYHLTQEEVQTFYKVKGADNLILVSDALDLAGLPPGEYERGGRTLQLTENVVKFPDQNVLAGAASPISKCVSNMLEFTQCSLKDAIQMASTNPARQFDLDEVGEISQGKRADLILFTMEDGEMVIQKTIVA